The following coding sequences are from one Halomonas sp. HAL1 window:
- a CDS encoding cytochrome c, translating into MQQRYHRKRAFQRSAIGSTLVLLLCAPLSWASEEATSELSMPQTVGDTQFASEREAVMWRQQELKDIESLVRQLRFDLINNQDVEAAAPRLTELQERTTAQQLLPAFIEGTHGGGSEARASIWEEWNEFAAGFTDLEDKITQLVEVAEQGDTRNTARALSEVGASCKSCHRAYRYD; encoded by the coding sequence ATGCAGCAGCGTTATCACCGAAAGCGGGCTTTCCAGCGTAGCGCGATAGGCAGCACTTTGGTACTGCTACTGTGTGCGCCGTTATCCTGGGCGAGCGAGGAGGCCACTAGCGAGCTTTCGATGCCTCAAACCGTTGGCGACACTCAGTTCGCCAGCGAGCGTGAAGCAGTGATGTGGCGCCAGCAAGAGCTCAAAGATATTGAAAGCCTGGTTCGTCAGCTGCGTTTTGACTTAATTAACAATCAAGATGTAGAGGCTGCCGCCCCGCGCTTAACGGAACTCCAAGAGCGTACGACTGCCCAGCAGTTACTACCTGCCTTTATTGAGGGTACGCATGGCGGTGGTTCTGAGGCGCGCGCCTCTATTTGGGAAGAGTGGAATGAGTTTGCCGCTGGCTTTACTGACCTTGAGGATAAAATCACTCAGTTGGTTGAGGTCGCCGAACAGGGGGATACCCGTAACACGGCGCGAGCACTTTCAGAGGTAGGCGCTAGCTGCAAGAGTTGCCATCGCGCCTACCGTTATGACTAG